Proteins found in one Methylobacterium sp. CB376 genomic segment:
- a CDS encoding DUF1643 domain-containing protein: MQADLHAKDLFGVRFTDTIARSATLSRCGAYRFTLTRTWAEGAYVCFVGLNPSTADHRVDDPAVRRWIHFARAWGYGGFTAVNLYPFRSPSPAECRAWSRWQENGPDWYARDVIQENLSTIVREAKAAARVVACWGAGTWDPMWTDHVVEEITTGEAPWPDLHCFGTTADGSPIHPMARGRCRVPDGAALALWWKGEV; this comes from the coding sequence ATGCAGGCTGACCTGCACGCCAAGGACCTCTTCGGCGTTCGCTTCACCGACACCATCGCGCGCTCCGCCACGCTCTCGCGCTGCGGCGCCTACCGCTTCACGCTCACCCGCACCTGGGCCGAGGGCGCGTACGTCTGCTTCGTAGGGCTGAACCCCTCGACGGCGGACCACCGCGTCGACGATCCGGCCGTGCGGCGGTGGATCCACTTCGCCCGCGCCTGGGGCTACGGCGGGTTCACGGCTGTCAATCTCTACCCCTTCCGATCACCCTCGCCGGCCGAGTGCCGGGCGTGGTCGCGGTGGCAGGAGAACGGCCCGGACTGGTACGCCCGGGACGTCATCCAGGAGAACCTCAGCACCATCGTGCGCGAGGCCAAGGCCGCGGCGCGCGTCGTGGCGTGCTGGGGTGCCGGCACGTGGGACCCGATGTGGACCGACCACGTCGTCGAGGAGATCACGACGGGCGAGGCGCCCTGGCCGGACCTGCACTGCTTCGGGACCACGGCCGACGGCAGCCCAATCCACCCGATGGCCCGCGGGCGCTGCCGCGTGCCGGACGGGGCGGCGCTGGCGCTGTGGTGGAAGGGGGAGGTGTAG
- a CDS encoding tyrosine-type recombinase/integrase yields the protein MADIYLRGQTWWGRVQKDGKDLRASLGTRSEGVARQRLAIWLGELEAQAWGAKPRLTLNTVMAEFIREHGPTLRPSTLRRYGVSIAWLDEHFRGKLLLEIKPADLRAFETARRTAGASAPTVRRDLACLSTIFAFAIEKEYADLNPVTPFIRQRARRGLRESPPRTRYLSRAEEARLLDGALPYVRDAILFAIYTGLRMEEQFSLTWAQVDLARKHLTISAEAAKGKRERTVIMLAPAVGVLERMPRHLTSPYVFHHGAATTTRGATRRAALPRPDRNDGERFNNLDRGLRNAAARAKVQDLRWHDLRRTHGCRLLQEERWSMEMVRDQLGHRSVVQTEKAYAFLEVEARRAAAHGAGAAPMVDLDPVTGKPLVAQKPAQGRRFDLEKQAKSKR from the coding sequence ATGGCCGACATCTACCTCCGTGGGCAAACGTGGTGGGGCCGAGTCCAGAAGGACGGCAAGGACCTCCGCGCGTCCCTCGGAACACGATCTGAAGGCGTTGCTCGGCAGCGTCTTGCAATCTGGCTCGGCGAACTCGAAGCCCAAGCGTGGGGCGCCAAGCCGCGGCTGACTCTCAACACCGTGATGGCGGAGTTCATCCGCGAGCACGGCCCGACGCTGCGCCCATCCACGCTCCGCCGCTACGGCGTGTCCATCGCTTGGCTCGACGAGCACTTCCGCGGCAAGCTCCTCCTCGAGATCAAGCCGGCCGACCTGCGCGCCTTCGAGACCGCGCGCCGGACGGCGGGCGCCTCCGCGCCGACGGTTCGGCGCGATCTCGCCTGCCTCTCGACCATCTTCGCGTTCGCGATCGAGAAGGAGTACGCTGACCTCAACCCGGTCACGCCCTTCATCAGGCAGCGGGCGCGCCGCGGTCTGCGCGAGAGCCCGCCTCGCACCCGCTACTTGTCCCGGGCCGAGGAGGCGCGCCTGCTCGACGGCGCCCTGCCCTACGTGCGCGACGCCATCCTGTTCGCGATCTACACGGGCCTGCGCATGGAGGAGCAATTCTCCCTCACTTGGGCGCAGGTCGACCTCGCCCGTAAGCACCTCACCATCTCGGCCGAGGCGGCGAAAGGGAAGCGCGAGCGGACCGTGATCATGCTGGCCCCGGCTGTCGGAGTGCTCGAGCGGATGCCGCGGCACCTGACCAGCCCCTACGTCTTCCACCATGGCGCGGCCACCACGACGCGGGGCGCGACGCGGCGAGCCGCCCTCCCCCGCCCGGACCGGAACGACGGCGAGCGGTTTAACAATCTCGACCGCGGGCTGCGCAACGCGGCCGCACGGGCGAAGGTGCAGGACCTCCGCTGGCACGACCTGCGGCGCACCCACGGGTGCCGGCTCCTGCAGGAGGAGCGCTGGTCGATGGAGATGGTCCGCGACCAGCTCGGCCACCGAAGCGTCGTGCAGACGGAGAAGGCCTACGCGTTTCTCGAGGTGGAAGCCCGGCGCGCAGCGGCGCACGGGGCTGGCGCGGCGCCTATGGTCGATCTCGACCCGGTCACCGGAAAGCCCCTCGTCGCACAAAAGCCGGCACAGGGGCGGCGGTTTG